The DNA region TGCTCTATTCGCGCGGCCATCCCGCCGATTACGACACTTGGCGGCAGATGGGATGCGAAGGCTGGGGCTATGCCGACCTTTTGCCCTATTTCAAACGATCCGAAACCAACTGGCGCGGCGAAGGCCCCTATCATGGCGGGTCCGGTCCGTTGCAGGTCAGCCGCATCGACACCCGGAAACTGCTGACCGACCCGGTGATGCAGGCGGCGGAACGACTGGGCTATCCGATCACGGACGATCATCACGGCCAGTTGCACGAAGGCTTCGGCCCCGGCGACACCACCACCACGGCGCGGGGCCGCCGGTCCAGCGTCGCGCGCGCCTATCTCCGCCCGATCCGCCGCCGTAAAAACCTCACCATAGCGACCAGCGCCTATGCAACCAAGCTATTGATCGAAGACGGCGTGGCGAAGGGGGTCGCCTACACCCAGAACGGCAAGCCCCAGACCGCCCACGCCGCCCGCGAAGTGGTGCTGGCCGGCGGCGTCTATAACTCGCCGCAATTGCTGATGCTCTCGGGCATCGGCCCGGCGGATCATCTGCGCGAAATGGGGATCGAACCGGTCCTCGACCTGCCCGGCGTCGGCCGCAACCTGTCGGAACATGCGGGCTATTGGCTGGAATATGACACGAAGGAGCCGGTGACGCTGCTCAACGAACTGCGGCTGGATAAACTCGCTGTCTCGCTCGCCAACTGGGCGCTCTTCGGCAAGGGCATCCTCGCCTCCCAGTCCAACAGCGCCCATGCGGAAATCCGATCGCTGCCGGGGCTGGAGCAGCCCGACCTGCAAATCTATTTCAACCCGGTGCGCATCGACGCCAAACCGTGGGTGCCGGGCATCGGCAAGCGGCAGGAGCAT from Sphingobium sp. HWE2-09 includes:
- a CDS encoding GMC family oxidoreductase, producing the protein MSRFDYIIVGAGSAGCVLAHRLSADPHVSVLLLEAGGRDSQFFYRLALGFHSWRYPHTSWAYQTEPEPHLNDRRVLLPRGKVLGGSSTINGMLYSRGHPADYDTWRQMGCEGWGYADLLPYFKRSETNWRGEGPYHGGSGPLQVSRIDTRKLLTDPVMQAAERLGYPITDDHHGQLHEGFGPGDTTTTARGRRSSVARAYLRPIRRRKNLTIATSAYATKLLIEDGVAKGVAYTQNGKPQTAHAAREVVLAGGVYNSPQLLMLSGIGPADHLREMGIEPVLDLPGVGRNLSEHAGYWLEYDTKEPVTLLNELRLDKLAVSLANWALFGKGILASQSNSAHAEIRSLPGLEQPDLQIYFNPVRIDAKPWVPGIGKRQEHRVSAVVCLLRPDSRGWMELRSADPADKPRITLNLMSTRRDVDTLVRGVKIVRELYATQPLAGLIANELMPGPAVQTDAQIEAWLRSILITTHHSVGTCSMGVGSHAVVDPQLRVRGIDRLRVVDASIMPTVPGGNTNAPSIMVGEKGADLILGRRLPPADIPDFRTR